From Apium graveolens cultivar Ventura chromosome 9, ASM990537v1, whole genome shotgun sequence, the proteins below share one genomic window:
- the LOC141684578 gene encoding protein translation factor SUI1 homolog yields the protein MVDFEVQIPTAFDPFSEAELTDATAGSTKEYVHIRVQQRNGRKSLTTVQGLQKELSYDKILKDLKKAFCCNGTVVNDKELGKVIQLQGDQRKNVSTFIVQAGIVKKDQIKVHGF from the coding sequence ATGGTTGATTTCGAAGTTCAGATCCCGACTGCTTTCGATCCATTCTCTGAGGCTGAGTTAACAGACGCCACTGCTGGATCCACTAAAGAGTATGTGCATATCCGTGTTCAGCAAAGGAATGGAAGGAAAAGCTTGACAACCGTGCAAGGCCTGCAGAAAGAACTTAGTTACGACAAGATTCTTAAGGACCTTAAGAAGGCTTTTTGTTGTAACGGAACTGTTGTGAATGATAAGGAGCTTGGTAAGGTCATTCAACTTCAAGGCGATCAGCGCAAGAACGTCTCCACTTTTATTGTCCAGGCTGGGATTGTCAAGAAGGATCAGATCAAAGTTCATGGTTTCTAA